GAACAAAACTCCTTCATCTAGTAATAATTTTAAGTATTTAGAAATGTCTGCTTTTTCCGCAAAGTTCTTGTGGAACTCTACAGGTTTACCACTATAAACCTTGCTTCGGCATATTTTGTTTACAGTTAATCCAAACTAATATTTAGAAATGACGGGCTGATCTAAATTACCAAGCGATAATGTGGTTGCTTTGACAGCATTCATAACTGGTTAGCACTTAAAATACTTAAAGCTACAGTAATTCTCATTATGGAAATTTTGTCTTGATTTAGCTCAGCTTACTGAGAATATTTGTAATAGCTATCCTTGAAAAGCCTATACATTCGTCCAAAATTTGAAAGCCTAGACAAACTAAAAGTCATAATGGGAATTGCTGTATTGATAGAATGTCTTAGTACAGTTCAACTCAGGTGCAATATGTCGCCAATAAGCACCCCACCCAAATTTCAAGTAACCGATCCACCTTTTTGTTGGATTGATTGGGACTAATTTAGTAGATGAACATGAACTTGTCTTACAGTTCATAGAAAGCGGGTTGGTTACGATTGACGGATTGTAGAGCGATCGCCGTCTCATTCAGGCAGACTGTAATGCAAATTGATCTAAGGATTTAGTGTTGGATTTGTTTAATGTAAGCTTATTATGTAAAGAAGCATAAAGTATTGTAAACAAATCGTAATTTTTAAGATGCAAAATAAAGTTGTTGTCGTTGTCGGTGCAACAGGCGGAATTGGTTCGGCGCTTGTCCCAAAATTAGCATCAGCAGGCGCGAAGTTAGTTCTTGTAGCAAGAGATGTCGCCAAGTTGGAAGCACTAGTCAACAATCTCGAAGATGACTATGATATCGAGGCGATCGCAGTTCCTACTGACATTACTAAATATGAGCAAGTTGAAGGAATGGTGCAGCAGGCGATCGCGCAGTTTGGACAGATTGATGTCCTAGTAAATGCCGCAGGTGCAGGCGTGATGAAGCAATTTCTGCGTATTGAACCGCAAGAACTCGATCAAATGCTTGACCTCAATCTCAAGGGCAATTTTTATACCAGTCAAGCGGTAGCAAATGTCATGAAAGATCGCAAGATTGGACATATCTGTAATGTCATTGGTATTCTTGGCAAACATCCGATGGCGATGGCGGCAGCTTATTGTGCATCAAAATTTGGGGCGATCGGATTTAGTAAATGTATGGCTGATGAACTTCGCCGTTTGGGGATTAAGGTAACTCTATTCTATTTCGGAGGAATTGATTCGCCATTTTGGGATAATGTCAGCCTGAAGGTAGATCGCAGCAAAATGCTAACAACTGAGACAGCCGCAAATGCAATTATGTTTGCTCTCTCTGCTGATCCACAAGCAGTTCCGATGGAAATCAATATTCAACCTGAAAGTCATTTGTTCATTTAAAGCTCAAAAAAATAGAGTCGGTGCTTAAAACATCGACTCTATTTTTTTTGCGGATGATTTTTTGTTGCAAATTAATGAGATGTAATTCTGTCTCATCCAAATCACGTTTAATGTATAGGAGGATATAAGAGCTTCGCCGTAAAATAAGAGCCAAATTTTTGGCGGCGTGGCTTAGCCACGTCGTCAAAAATTTGGCTCTTGATTAAATTGCAGAAGCTTAACTTAGAATTTGGAGATCGAAATGCAAAAGCGACATCTATATATATTGTCTATATTCGTCACTATCTTCTCGTTTGGCATCGCACTCAAAGCGACAGAAGTATTTCAATCTCTGACAGTGAAAATACCTAGTCCATCGGAAATGTCAAAACTAGCGGATTCCTTCAGTCCCCAAGAAATCTCACAACTGGAAATCGATGATGTCCTGCGCGATCGCCTTCGCTTTGATCCTCAATGGCAAGAAATCGCTCAAGCTGTGCGCCAAGATATTATTGTCGCTAAATGGGGACGCGATCCTGTTGAAAATCCAGTTTGGGAAAAATATGGAGCTAAAGCCTATCCATTACTGAGTTATTATGCTCGTTCCCGTGATGAAACCAGACAAAAGTATGGTATCAAAGGTATTCGTCGCCTTGGCAAGCCCTATACAACTTTATGGATGCGGGGACAGATTCAACGACGGATGACTTATCCCAGTTTTTATGAAATTGCTTCCTATCTGTCAGAGGCTCAGAGCAAAGACTGGGAGAAAGAATTTGGCTTAGATGATCCTCAAGTGCGTAAAGAGTTAATCAGTCTTGCCAAAGCCAATCTTGAACCGAGAAATTCACCGCGATATTACGACCAGTTCAATCTAGATTTTTTAACGCGTTTGTTGGGGTATGAAGCTGTACATGGCAAAAATCCCTATGAGAAAGGTAAAAACTTTGTCGGTCTATCCGAATGGTTGACCTACGAGCAACTGCAACAACCAACAGATATCCAAGTCAAAGCGGCGATCGCCCTCTATCAGAAATTATCTAGTGATGCTCAAGAGCATATTTTAGTTGAGAGACTAGGGGCTTTAAAGGCGGGGGAAATTACATCTTTTGCGCGAGCATTCTTCCGTGCTTTAGCTAATGAACGCTCAGCTAGCGATCGCATGTGGGCGATCGCTGAACTTGATCGACATGGAGATACCCAAGGGACAGAACTCCTCAAACATATTTTAAATAACGATCTATCCCAGCTTCATTCTCTCTCCAAGATTGTCAGTTACGAAAA
This genomic stretch from Pseudanabaena galeata CCNP1313 harbors:
- a CDS encoding SDR family oxidoreductase, which codes for MQNKVVVVVGATGGIGSALVPKLASAGAKLVLVARDVAKLEALVNNLEDDYDIEAIAVPTDITKYEQVEGMVQQAIAQFGQIDVLVNAAGAGVMKQFLRIEPQELDQMLDLNLKGNFYTSQAVANVMKDRKIGHICNVIGILGKHPMAMAAAYCASKFGAIGFSKCMADELRRLGIKVTLFYFGGIDSPFWDNVSLKVDRSKMLTTETAANAIMFALSADPQAVPMEINIQPESHLFI